The stretch of DNA AAATCCCGCAtcttgaaattttcatttttctcctCTTTGAACTCATTGCAGTTTGTTCCAGTTGTTTTTCATGACGCAGCCAATGGAGCAGTTCCGGAACAAACTCCATAAGTTTTTGTTAAATTACTTGTTCTCCTCAGGAGTAAAAGTAGAATTGCCATTGTGGCTTTGCTCAAGAAGGCAAGCCATATCCATAAGCGTCCCTCCTGACTGTTTCAATCAAAAGTATAATTTTTCCCTCTATATAGCTCTCAAAAGTTGGGTGGTTATATGCTTGATTTTATTTCTCAATGAAAGTCTGTTCCACTTTATTCAATGCAAAAAAAGGTTACTTGCAGTCGGAGAATGATTGTTATTGAAcatgtgattttaatgtcttGCTGAATTATATATTTGCTCGCAAAAAAATTGTGTTTGCGTGTTATTGACAATCATTTTCTATTTTGTATCAGCAGAAGACGGCTAATTGTGAGGGTCCTCTTATTTGTTTAAAGCTTATTCCTTTAGATGTTTATGCATCTTGAGTGTAGTGTAGGAAGCAGGTCGATCTTGAGAAGTGGAGGATGGGTGGTCCCAGGCTTCAAAGAGCTTGGAAGGAAGAGGAAGCCAATGGAATCACTGCTATTCTGACCTCAACATCACTCTCATTGTCGCTTGCATTGCATGATGGTAACATATTCAACATTGTCTGCTTCTGACTGAAACTGTGTGAAAAATAGGTTCAGTTCATAACTGAGATTCAGACATTTCTCTACTTGTATCTATATGACCCTTCTATTGATATAACCAAGTGTAATTGCTTAACAACTTGaatatttagaatatatataggataaataattgttgaactgtttattattattattattattattattattattattattatatatttccaAAATTTCAAATGCATTTTAAGAGTTCAGAGTGAAGAAAATACCGACAATAAGAAGTTAATGTGACAACTGTTAGCTGTTTCTTTCGATCTGTCGTGTTTTGTGTGTAGGTGTTAGATTTTATGAGtcgtgtaaatatgtaaaaattttaaatgaagaTAAGATATGAATTTATTGACTAACAACTTtgaatgtataataataaaaaaagatggGTTGCACAAAGCTTACCAATGCATGAAAAAGCCCAAACAATAAAGAAGTGTGAAAATGACCCTATTTTAACTGTAAACATCACCATTTTTCCCTGCATCATGATTGGAGTACAATAAACCCTTCACTTTTCACACTTCACTTTTGGCAGTCCCACGATAGtaaagtaaatttatattttgttttttagaaAAAGTTACCAAATGGTAATTaagctatttaaattttttatttaagttattaagtttttaaaatcGTTATTATATGACTTTTTTCTGTTCACACTGTCTATAtcgattaaaaatttttattctcCCTGTtctttataattcaaattatttttatgaaatatctTTGAACCTCAGAAATTTGCTATTTAAAGtctaaacaatttttttctttgatcTCTAATTATAATCATtggatcgacttggatctaaggtatattTTTTTACTCGTCATCAAATATTGATCTATTTTATCAATTATCGAATTATCATTTAGAGCTCGTTAAtcagatttaaaaaataaatatatataataacctTGTAACttaagtaaaaattttcaaataatttactgATTTAAATAAAGactttcaaataaattattaactattttataatttttagaattaagtagctaaaacataaatttattaataatttaattatcttatgTGCAAATTCCCCTAAAGATAAAACGATCCATTCAGACGTAAAAACCTATGCTCATGCAATAAAATACAGGCAGGTTGGGGTCCTCATGTTTAACTATGCGAGTGTGACCCGCTTTCACATATTGGTCCCATCCCATCACATCCCCTTAAGTGTCGTAAACCATCTTTACTGGAAATGAAACTCATCATTGTCTTCAAGAAGTTGAAACAGCAAGAAACCTGCAGTTAAAAAACTCAACAAAATCTGACAGTCTAGATTTGCTAGTTCCCCTAGTCGTATATTTGGGAATTGTAAGAAAAACCAAATGTCCAAACAAACTTACAGGGTTTGTTTCTGCTTCCAGAGGAGGTTTAGGCTGGCAGTTTCAGAGGCACCAGAGGATATCAAGAAACTGTTCGAACAATACTCCGAGAATGGGATAATGACCATTGATGGACTGCAGAGGTTCTTGGTCGAGGTTCAGAAAGAAGATAAGGCTACCAGAGAGGATGCTCAGAAGATTATTGATAGTGTTAAACATTTTCATAGAAAGGGTGTAAACCTCGAAGCTTTTTTTAAGTACCTCTTTGGTGATATTAATCCTCCTCTTGCTTCTCTTGGGGTAATcatatttctctctctctttggATTGCCCTTTGTCCTTTTTAGGTTTATTAATTGGGCTTTGAATGCTTCCGTCCAAATTAGTCgatttatgtttttgtttggATGCTGTGAAAATTTTGGGAGCAAAGTGGAAcatttttatatgtgattttgaAGTTAGTTCCCTCTTTGAGTTTTCACCTTTACTAAAAATGGATAATTTTCTTACCCTTATTGTTTCTAGTTGGAAAATTTGGTGTTGGGTTCTATGGGATTTAAACGAAACAAATACCTATTTTCAGCTCAGCAAGCTGTAATGTCTAGTGGCTGGATTAGTAGCTTTGAAGATGGTCTTGTGATGATACCGATCCCTGCGAAAAGTTGGGACCAACTCACTTTCTTGTTTGATTGCTAAAGCAAATTGTTttagttttcttctttttgtGCTATCATGTTCATTTGTTTGATTTCAGGTTCACCATGATATGAGTGCTCCTTTGTCTCATTATTTCATATATACTGGTCACAATTCTTACCTTACTGGGAACCAACTCAGTAGTGAGTGCAGTGATGTCCCCATCATAAATGCACTTAAGAGAGGTGTGCGGGTGATAGAATTGGATATATGGCCGAATTCGACGAAAGATGATGTCGATGTTCTTCATGGAGGGTATGTTCTTCAAGTGCAAATAGTTACTTGAATGGATCTATCCTTGATAATTTTACGCAACTTGTCATACTTACATTGCAATATTTTGGTATGTTTCGAAAGAGCAGTCCATGTCTGTCCCCTGCTTCCGAGAGAATAACGAATGTTTCTTTCGTGTAGGACATTGACTACTCCAGTGGAACTCATCAAGTGTTTGAGGTCTATTAAAGAGTATGCTTTTGTAGCCTCAGAATATCCGGTTGTCATAACTCTGGAAGATCACCTTACGCCAAATCTTCAGGCTAAAGTTGCTGAGGTAAGTCTCAGTCCTTTTGATGTGGATTTAATTGTCTGATATTCCGATAATTTACGCTTCTATGACTAACTTCTAGATGGTCACTCAAACATTTGGAGAGATCTTGTTTTCTCCTGGCCCGGAATGTTTCAAAGAGTTCCCCTGTCCGGAATCATTGAAGAGACGCATAATCATATCTACAAAACCGCCAAAGGAATACCTGGAGGCGAAAGAAGTTAAGGATAAAGAGGATGATTCACAAAGGGGTAAGGCCAGTGATGAAGAAGCTTGGGGAAATGAAGTTCCGGACCTTAAAGGCAGTCATGTAGCCAATTACAAGGTGTCTGGTGATACAAATTGCGGTTTACCAGCTGTTTCAATAGAATTTACATTTTCTTCATGATTTCTCTTATGACAGAATGATTTGGATGAAGAAGATGAGGAAGATACAGATGATGGAGATAAGTCGCAGCATTCTCTAGCcccaaaatataaacatttaatcGGCATTCTTGCTCGGAAGCCCAAGGGTGGATTAGATGCATGGCTAAGGGTGGATCCTGATAAAGTGACACGTCTTAGCATGAGTGAGCAAAAATTTGAAAAGGCCGTAGTAAGTCATGGAAAACAAATTGTAAGGTATTTGGCAAAGGATTTAGCAATTTTGATTTATGAGAGATCATCCCGAGGTTATTTGCACAATGAATTCGTATCTGTCTGGATTCATGAGCTTTTACTTCCTCACTACTTGACAAATCATTGAATGGTTTGATCTATTGTATTcgaattgtttttcttttttgttttaagcTTTGTTTCATGTGTTAGTAAGCTAGTATTGATATGGTGTTATACTCTAATTGCCTGAAATGTGCATTATAACTTTTGATTTCATATTCTGATTATACTGCTACAGGTTTACGCGGCGGAATGTTCTTCGGGTGTATCCGAAGAGTACTCGTTTTGACTCGTCGAATTACAACCCACTAATTGGCTGGATGCATGGAGTTCAAATGGTTGCATTTAATATACAGGTTTACACACCACACTCCCTTTTTGTTCCTACTTTTCAGCTTGTTGTACCGATGACAAAAAATTATGAGTGACAAAGATGTATGATACTAGCATAGAGTGTTCTTGTTTGGTTAATGAGCAATTGTTCAAATAAAGTTCCATTTCGTGTTTGATCCGGCAATTAGAACATGAAAAGCTGCTTTGGGGCCTATTTTGTTCTTTGTTCTGTCATGTAAGACATGATAGCCAGATGGATATTAGATGGAAATTGTATGAATGCTTTATTTAGTTGATGTTGTTACTAATTTCCTTTGAAAAATATTGAGATTCTTATCTGTTGGTGAATGATAGGGTCACGGAAGATCCTTATGGTTGATGCATGGAATGTTCAAAGCCAATGGGGATGTGGTTATGTGAAAAAGCCAGATTTTCTATTGAACGCTGAGGAAGTCTTTGATCCGAAAATCAAGTTACCAGTGAAAACAACTTTGAAGGTGAGTGTGCGATCGCTGTCGGATCGATGATTTTGAACATACTCAGTCAATGATTATGATTTCTTGTTCTTGGTTTCAAAAGGTGACTGTGTATATGGGAGAAGGATGGTATTATGATTTCCATCACACCCATTTTGATGCGTATTCGCCACCGGACTTTTACTTGAGGGTAAGTCGATATACTGTAATTCAAGCAAGCTTTATATTTCTTGATTCACCCTACGGAACTCGGTTTAATGTAACAATGGAGATCTTCACTCGGAAAATTTGATCAAGCTTTGTCTCCAGGTGGGGATTGCAGGAGTTCCAGCAGACTTGTTaagtttagttcccatgcaaaggtggccatgcacgacATGCAAAGGTGGTCATGCTCGAAGAAATAGCAGCAAGCAGTGGTGCCATGGTGTGCAGCAACTGAAGTTTGAAGCTGCCTATCCACTTGCTGTTTTTTAGTTCCATTTtgattgttttgtaatctagttcatgttgaactaagtaggtaaatgttttgatattgattgactgaaaaatcagcaatgcaagttgtacaagctaatcttgtaagtttcaatgcaaattagtggagttaggtagttgattaggtgattacttgtttgttttacttgttgactaaaatatgtaatggcttaatgccttgttggTGTGTTATTGAAAAATATCAGCTCTTTTTTCATTcaatctttttctct from Gossypium hirsutum isolate 1008001.06 chromosome D04, Gossypium_hirsutum_v2.1, whole genome shotgun sequence encodes:
- the LOC121216356 gene encoding uncharacterized protein encodes the protein MTQPMEQFRNKLHKFLLNYLFSSGVKVELPLWLCSRRQAISISVPPDCFNQKKQVDLEKWRMGGPRLQRAWKEEEANGITAILTSTSLSLSLALHDGNIFNIVCF